A stretch of DNA from Candidatus Pseudomonas phytovorans:
GTGAAACCAGCACCGCTGTAGTTGGCGCTGATACCGTCAAACACACCGTTCTCGTTGGCGATCAGGTGCAGTTTGGTGGTCATGCCGGCCATGGCGTAGATCTGGCCACCCAGGCCCGGGATGAAGAACGAGTTCATCACGGCGTCGGAGGTGACGCGGAAGTTGATCGGGGTGTTAGCCGGGAAGTTGATCTTGTTGACCGTAGCGATGCCCTGCTCCGGGTAGATGAACAGCCACTTCCAGTCCAGTGCGACCACGTCGATCTGAATCGGCTTCACGTCCGAATCCAGCGGACGGTATGGGTCCAGCTTGTGGGTGGACTTGTAGGTGACATAACCCAGGGCGATGATGATCAGGATCGGGATGATCCACACCGCAGCCTCGATCTTGGTCGAGTGCGACCAGTCAGGGGTGTAGGTGGCTGCCTTGTTGGAAGCACGGTACTTCCAGGCGAACGCCAAGGTCATGATGATGACGGGAATCACCACCAGCAGCATGAGGCCGGTTGCGATCAGGATCAGGTTCTTTTGCTCAATGCCGACCTGGCCCTTCGGGTCGAGCAGGGTCCAGTTGCACCCACTGAGTAAAAGCATGCCTAAAACGGGCAATATGCCAAACAGTCTGGGGTAACGCTTTTTACTCATCTCACGACCTCTAGATCAGCTTGCTTCAATGCAATTTGTGTTTTGGTAGCCAACACTTCGTCCTGCCAAGTGAGGCATTTTGCGCCCGTACTCGCTCCCGCCTGGGGTCCGACTGCAGGACCTTGGCTTCAAACGTGTCAGCGGTGCTTATGGTTTCGTAGGCAACAGGCCTGTACTTCAGACCAAGTCCATTTGGTGCGGGAAAACGCGGAGGGGTGTCCGCCCGGTATCGCCGTTGGGCGAAACTTGACGAAGTCAGCAAAAAGGAGCGCTGGGGCTTCCTTCAATCCTGCGACTCGCAAGCAGTGCCGAACGGAAATTGGGGGCGATTGTAGTGAGGTCGCCAACCCTTGACTATGACTTATTGAGCAACAGTCTTTTACAGAATGCGTAACAATGCAGCCCGATTATTCAACTTCGCGACAGTTTGTCGCACCCCGTCTGGTAGACCTCAAAGCCGCATACTGCAAGGCTTTGTGGTTGATCTGGATCAAGCGGTGCGCGACATTTCCCTCTTCTCATGCGGTGTAAAAGACCACATGCAATTCAGGACCTTTGTCTAAGCCTGGCGTCGGTTGCGGTAGATGCCGAACGGCACCAGGATGGCGGTCAGCACGAATGCCACGAGCGCCCATTGCGCCAGCGACAAACCGAGGAGCGGCGGGTACGGCGTACTGCAGAAGCCATCGACCTGGAACGCCAGCGGCCAGAGCTTGGCCAGCGGCAGGTCGTCCACGATCGGCTGGAGGGTGTCGATGCCACAGCTGACCATGGGGTTGGCGAGTATATACACATGGTTGCCAGCCGCAATGATTCCGCCAATTGCGCTAAGCACCACCATGGCCTCGAAGAAGGTCAGGCTACGGCGCCCGGGCATCGCTGCGGCGATGAAGGCAAATACGGCAATGAACAGCAGCGCGTAACGCTGCAGGATGCACAGCGGGCATGGTGCTTCGCCCAGTACCACTTGCATATAGAGGGCGCCGCCGATCAGCGAGAGGCAGATCAGGCCCAACAGCACCAGAAAGCGCCGTTCCCGATTCAGGCGCGAGGTTTGTTCGTTCATTGCCGGTTCCTTCGATGGAGAGTGGCAGCGTGGTCCGCCTGCCTGGGCGCAAGTCTACACGCTGGGCGTGTCGAGGAAGCGGCGTGATAGCACTGCGCAGGGCTATCCGGTGTGGCTGAGACCGGCCGCAAGAACGTCGGTTCAACGCAAGGTGGCAAAAAAAGGCTGCCCGGGTGCCGCGCAGGGGCAAGCCCCTCGACACCCGGGAGTGAAGGATACCGCGATTAAAGGAGGATTAAAGATGAAAGCGCAGCGCCCGGTTTCATCTTTCCTTTATATATAAGCAGGAAGTAATCATGTAAGCCTGTGCCGGCCTCTTCGCGGGCTCGCCCGCTCCCACAGGACTTGCGCTGCCTGTGAGGGTGACGCTATCCCTGTGGGAGCGGGCGAGCCCGCGAAGAGGCCAGTACAGACGCTACATCACTCCAAAGCAGCCGCTGGCCCGAAGAACTCGTAGCGGCTCTGCTGCTCTGGCACACCCAGGCTTTTCAACTGGCGCTTCACCGCCACCATGAAAGCCTTGGGCCCCAGGAAGTAGGCATCCACATCACGCCCCTGCGGCAGCCACTCGCCCAGCAGGTCCTCACTCAGCAGGCCGACGGCATCAGCCTCGGCGCCACCCTGCGCCTCGGCATAGCAGTAGAAACGCTTGAGCTGCGGATGACGCGCCGCCAGGCCATCGACCCAGTCACGGAAGGCATGGACCGCACCGTTACGCGCACAGTGAATGAAATGCACCTCACGCCGGGTTTGCAGCGCCGCCTGCAACATCGCCAGTGTCGGCGTAATACCCACGCCCCCACTGATCAGTACCAGCGGCTTGTCGCTTGCAGCCAAGGTGAAATCACCCGCAGGCGGGAACAGTTGCAGGGTTTCGCCCACCACCAGCTCATCGTGCAGGTAACTGGAAACCTTGCCGCCCGCCTCGCGCTTGACGCTGATGCGGTACTCTTTGCCATCGCACAGTGCCGAAAGGGAGTAATTGCGGCGCTGTTCGGCACCGTCGATCTCCAGCTTCAGGCCGATGTACTGGCCTGGCTCGGCCTTGAGCACCGGCTTGCCATCTACCGGCGCAAAGTAGAACGAGACGATCTCGCTGCTTTCCTGCTCGCGACGTACCAGGCGGAATTCGCGTGTACCGCGCCAGCCACCCTCAGCCTCTTCCTTCTCTCTATAGAGGTTTTCTTCTGCACCAATCAGGATGTCGGCCAGCTGGCCATAGGCCGCGGCCCAGGCGTCGATCACCTCAGGGGTGGCGATTTCCTTGCCCAGCACTTCCTCGATGGCGCGCAGCAGGCAGCTGCCGACGATCGGGTAATGCTCCGGCAGAATCTGCAGGGCAACGTGCTTGTTGATGATTTGCCCGACCAGGCCGCCCAACTGCTCCAGCTGATCGATGTGGCGGGCATACATCAGCACGCCGTTGGCCAAGGCACGGGGCTGGTCGCCACTGGCCTGGTGGGCCTGGTTGAACAGCGGGCGTACCTCGGGGTACTC
This window harbors:
- the hmpA gene encoding NO-inducible flavohemoprotein — protein: MLNAEQRVIIKATVPLLESGGEALTTHFYKMMLSEYPEVRPLFNQAHQASGDQPRALANGVLMYARHIDQLEQLGGLVGQIINKHVALQILPEHYPIVGSCLLRAIEEVLGKEIATPEVIDAWAAAYGQLADILIGAEENLYREKEEAEGGWRGTREFRLVRREQESSEIVSFYFAPVDGKPVLKAEPGQYIGLKLEIDGAEQRRNYSLSALCDGKEYRISVKREAGGKVSSYLHDELVVGETLQLFPPAGDFTLAASDKPLVLISGGVGITPTLAMLQAALQTRREVHFIHCARNGAVHAFRDWVDGLAARHPQLKRFYCYAEAQGGAEADAVGLLSEDLLGEWLPQGRDVDAYFLGPKAFMVAVKRQLKSLGVPEQQSRYEFFGPAAALE
- the cyoA gene encoding ubiquinol oxidase subunit II; amino-acid sequence: MSKKRYPRLFGILPVLGMLLLSGCNWTLLDPKGQVGIEQKNLILIATGLMLLVVIPVIIMTLAFAWKYRASNKAATYTPDWSHSTKIEAAVWIIPILIIIALGYVTYKSTHKLDPYRPLDSDVKPIQIDVVALDWKWLFIYPEQGIATVNKINFPANTPINFRVTSDAVMNSFFIPGLGGQIYAMAGMTTKLHLIANENGVFDGISANYSGAGFTGMKFKATATSQADFDAWVAEVKQSPLKLDKAEYEALVKPSEYVPVALYSEAPAELFQTIVDKYEGMNRGKPVHEEAGSKDLATTKGVETSMQPAAGAEE
- a CDS encoding disulfide bond formation protein B; translated protein: MNEQTSRLNRERRFLVLLGLICLSLIGGALYMQVVLGEAPCPLCILQRYALLFIAVFAFIAAAMPGRRSLTFFEAMVVLSAIGGIIAAGNHVYILANPMVSCGIDTLQPIVDDLPLAKLWPLAFQVDGFCSTPYPPLLGLSLAQWALVAFVLTAILVPFGIYRNRRQA